From Salvia hispanica cultivar TCC Black 2014 unplaced genomic scaffold, UniMelb_Shisp_WGS_1.0 HiC_scaffold_1267, whole genome shotgun sequence, a single genomic window includes:
- the LOC125198180 gene encoding putative receptor-like protein kinase At3g47110, which yields MEGKVSIKEDVYSFGIMLLEMFMGKKLTDDMFGDEKVRVSEALEQSTAIEMEGKVSRNEDVYSFGIMLLEMFTGKKPTDDLFGEEMSLKVWASEAIEQTAAIEMVQTTLLSSEDQHYSAKEECVLSTLELAMKCLAISADERINMIEAATALHKIHA from the coding sequence ATGGAAGGAAAAGTATCAATAAAGGAGGATGTATATAGTTTTGGGATAATGTTGCTAGAGATGTTTATGGGAAAGAAGCTGACAGATGATATGTTTGGTGATGAAAAAGTAAGGGTAAGTGAAGCACTAGAACAAAGTACAGCAATTGAAATGGAAGGAAAAGTATCAAGAAATGAGGATGTTTATAGTTTTGGGATAATGTTGCTAGAGATGTTTACGGGAAAGAAGCCGACGGATGATTTGTTTGGTGAAGAAATGAGCTTAAAAGTATGGGCAAGTGAAGCAATAGAACAAACTGCAGCAATTGAAATGGTGCAAACTACACTGTTATCAAGTGAAGATCAACATTACTCTGCCAAGGAGGAATGCGTTCTATCAACATTGGAATTGGCGATGAAATGTTTAGCCATTTCAGCAGATGAAAGAATCAACATGATTGAAGCAGCAACTGCTCTGCACAAAATTCATGCCTAG